In the Streptomyces sp. cg36 genome, one interval contains:
- a CDS encoding amino acid adenylation domain-containing protein, which yields MNEDQILAGFKAGTLSADDVLAFYEELQRPTARRPLSEGQKGLWLLHRLRPDADVYNVPVCFRVDAPLDADRLRRAFALVVAAHPQLSGAVTEEDGVPYLAARPDRPVHFVHERMPHLAGDALLAEVRRAAKAPFDLASDPLARAHVYETDAPGAVVLLVFHHLVFDGASTPLFLRDLVSAYDALGRGTDWSPAAPDAYDEFVRREQAFLDGPEGARHRAFWERTLAGDLPVLRLGIERAAAPGAPVLGRTASLALSGASGDRVRTWCSTSGVRPAVLFLAVYELLLHRYSGERDLIVGVPSMGRPDLAYADSVGYFVNMVPVRFGPREDVSFRAYARELSLVLADGLDHAGYPFPRMVRDLNLQSDPDSSPVFQVSYVFQNQRMMHVADEVLGLEPARSMRFVEGISQEGEFKLHLEVFENADDYALHLKYDAQRFGAADVERFLDHYRRLLDALLDAPERPLSAASHLSDEERHRLLVEWNDTRRPYADAGSLPELFDAAVARHGDRTAVVFGERSLTYAELGARTDELAAELRGRGVTADTVVGVCMERSVEMVVALWAVMKAGGAYLPLEPGYPADRLAYMIEDSGARLVLGQRHLTGAGLSGAHEVLYLDRAGRIEGGGSGRAVAGACAATARSLAYVIYTSGSTGRPKGVMVEHRAAVNRIEWMQNTYPLDVDDAVLQKTPFSFDVSVWEFVWPLLNGARLVVAEPEGHKDPDYLVSLIRRTGVTTLHFVPSMLRLMVENDGWARCDSVRRVFCSGEALPPELPPRHYAVHRAPLHNLYGPTEAAIDVSHWTCPPGEEARPVPIGRPIQNIQLHVLDDFGQLAAVGCAGELHIAGDGLARGYLNNPDLTRERFVPNPFATAPGARMYRTGDLVRRLADGTLEFLGRIDNQVKVRGFRIELDEIEARLGAHPEVRACAVLAREDSPGDTRLVGYAVLDPSFGAEPGRDHHAELLAHLKETLPDHMVPGALVVLDALPVTANGKLDRKALPAPDAGAYAARAHVAPRTPAEEALVGICAELLGFTADRVGVEDNFFALGGHSLLIPKLTARLTAAGLHCELPAVFAAATLAELAAAVDGGAADTFAVPAARVPEGCTEVTPDMLPLVELTEDELAAIVAAVPGGAANLQDVYPLAALQEGMLFHHLKESGRDPYVLSGVFSFDSRDHLDRFADALRAVIARHDALRTAILTEGLPHPVQVVVRRAELTVDELAVAPGGTAARAIEEVLAGSQAMRLDRAPLIRLRAARDPRDGQWSAVLNLHHVIDDATSLGLLFKELVAHLTARAAELAPPEPYRDFIAHAAHRARTLDPAAHFAERLGDVTEPTVLFGMHDVHGDGRRVADLRKPLDAELGERVRTRAKELRVSPATLFHAGWALVVAACAGRDDVVFGTVMSGRLQGPRGIERMLGNFINTLPVRLDLTGRDVRELVAETDRALRELVRHEQTPLAVAHRHSDVPRDTPLFNAIFNFRHLESDDRIDEDELARAGVKSLAGVIERSNYPVALSVDDLGHSFSLDAQIDQAQDAALVIAYLETAMTGLLDALDTEEPVAALDISVLPGEMRHRLLVDDNRAPRPYADGRALHERFEEAVAATPDAVALSYGAGSLTYRELNARANRLARHLRELGVGPDVLVALCLPRSEHIVIGLLAVLKAGGAYVPLDPASPVDRLGHLLTDSAPRALLVDGPLPEGLRAPEVPVVDVRADAHLWADRPDTDLPVATTGLTPAHLAYVIYTSGSTGTPKGVMVEHRNATRLFTATEPWFGFGRDDVWTLFHSFAFDFSVWEIWGALLHGGRLVIVEQATTRSPKDFYALLCAEGVTVLNQTPSAFRQLIAAQGESPAAHRLRTVVFGGEALDVAALKPWLARPANRDTRLVNMYGITETTVHVTYRPLTGADADLAVSPIGERIPDLRTYVLDRHGRPAPVGAVGELYVGGAGVARGYLNRPGLTAERFLADPFCPEPDARMYRTGDLARVLPDGTLEYLGRNDDQVKVRGFRIELGEIEAKLLAHPGVEDARVVVREYGEGDRRLVSYVVPSAGRAHAVRELLRIERTEPEALERTYELPDGTTVFQQNRSETDFVYEEIFTNLEYLRNGITIRDGDTIVDVGANIGMFTLFAGVRAPGARILAFEPIPPVFDTLRRNVELHGLNAQVFQCGLAAEAKEETFTFYRHNTVISSSVTTAEQAHEMVRSYLRNQEELTEDGTVAGDALVAELVDARLDSERFTCRLRTFSQIVAEHGLDRVDLLKIDVENAEYEVLKGIHWRDWPKIRQLVVELHDVDGQLEKVETLLRALGYRVVSEQDNRLLQGTPLYNVYAVREEGARPPGPDEHGAAAPRWASRAALLDDVRASLAGSLPDYMVPAAQVLLEALPLTQNGKLDHRALPDPESTRGPGERLVAPRTATERAVADVWAELLHTEVAHLGVDSDFFALGGNSLLVTRLVNRLKQQSGADLPIQAVFDAPTLAGMAAELERRAPAGAQEGLVDVERIRESLGLIESMSDEELDALESQNQEPGAAR from the coding sequence GTGAACGAGGATCAGATACTGGCGGGCTTCAAGGCGGGCACCCTCTCCGCCGACGACGTTCTCGCCTTCTACGAAGAGCTCCAGCGGCCCACCGCCCGGCGCCCCCTCTCCGAGGGGCAGAAGGGCCTGTGGCTGCTGCACCGGCTGCGGCCCGACGCGGACGTCTACAACGTCCCCGTCTGCTTCCGGGTGGACGCGCCCCTCGACGCCGACCGGCTGCGGCGGGCCTTCGCCCTGGTGGTGGCGGCCCACCCCCAGCTGTCGGGCGCGGTGACCGAGGAGGACGGCGTGCCGTACCTCGCCGCCCGCCCCGACCGGCCCGTCCACTTCGTCCACGAGCGGATGCCGCACCTCGCCGGGGACGCGCTCCTCGCCGAGGTGCGCCGCGCGGCCAAGGCGCCGTTCGACCTGGCGTCGGACCCGTTGGCGCGGGCACATGTCTACGAGACGGACGCGCCCGGCGCGGTCGTCCTGCTCGTCTTCCACCACCTCGTCTTCGACGGCGCCTCCACCCCGCTCTTCCTGCGGGACCTGGTGTCCGCCTACGACGCGCTGGGGCGCGGCACCGACTGGAGCCCGGCCGCGCCGGACGCGTACGACGAGTTCGTCCGCCGCGAGCAGGCGTTCCTGGACGGCCCCGAGGGCGCGCGCCACCGCGCCTTCTGGGAGCGGACCCTGGCGGGCGACCTGCCCGTGCTCCGGCTCGGCATCGAGCGCGCCGCCGCCCCGGGCGCCCCGGTGCTCGGCCGGACCGCCTCGCTCGCCCTGTCCGGTGCGTCCGGCGACCGGGTGCGCACCTGGTGCTCGACGAGCGGAGTGCGGCCCGCCGTCCTGTTCCTCGCGGTGTACGAGCTGCTGCTGCACCGCTACAGCGGCGAGCGGGACCTGATCGTCGGCGTGCCCTCGATGGGCCGCCCGGACCTCGCGTACGCCGACTCCGTGGGCTACTTCGTGAACATGGTGCCGGTGCGGTTCGGGCCGCGCGAGGACGTGTCGTTCCGCGCCTACGCGCGCGAGCTGTCGCTGGTCCTGGCCGACGGGCTCGACCACGCCGGATACCCCTTCCCGCGCATGGTGCGGGACCTCAACCTCCAGTCCGACCCGGACTCCTCGCCGGTCTTCCAGGTCTCCTACGTCTTCCAGAACCAGCGCATGATGCACGTCGCGGACGAGGTGCTCGGCCTGGAGCCGGCCCGCTCGATGCGGTTCGTCGAGGGGATCTCGCAGGAGGGGGAGTTCAAGCTCCACCTGGAGGTCTTCGAGAACGCCGACGACTACGCGCTGCATCTGAAGTACGACGCCCAGCGGTTCGGGGCCGCCGACGTCGAACGCTTCCTCGACCACTACCGACGCCTCCTGGACGCCCTGCTCGACGCGCCCGAGCGGCCCCTCTCCGCCGCCTCGCACCTCTCGGACGAGGAGCGCCACCGGCTCCTGGTGGAGTGGAACGACACCCGGCGCCCCTACGCCGACGCCGGCTCCCTGCCCGAGCTGTTCGACGCCGCCGTGGCGCGCCACGGCGACCGCACCGCAGTGGTGTTCGGCGAGCGCTCCCTGACCTATGCCGAGCTCGGCGCGCGGACCGACGAGCTCGCAGCCGAACTGCGCGGACGCGGGGTCACCGCGGACACCGTCGTCGGCGTGTGCATGGAGCGGTCCGTCGAGATGGTCGTCGCCCTGTGGGCGGTCATGAAGGCGGGCGGCGCCTACCTTCCGCTGGAGCCCGGCTACCCGGCCGACCGCCTCGCGTACATGATCGAGGACTCGGGCGCCCGACTGGTGCTCGGCCAGCGGCACTTGACCGGCGCCGGGCTCTCCGGCGCCCATGAGGTGCTGTACCTGGACCGGGCGGGCCGCATCGAGGGCGGCGGCTCGGGGCGGGCCGTCGCGGGCGCCTGCGCGGCCACCGCGCGCAGCCTCGCGTACGTCATCTACACCTCCGGCTCCACCGGCCGCCCCAAGGGCGTGATGGTCGAGCACCGGGCGGCGGTGAACCGCATCGAGTGGATGCAGAACACGTACCCCCTGGACGTCGACGACGCGGTGCTGCAGAAGACGCCGTTCAGCTTCGACGTGTCGGTGTGGGAGTTCGTCTGGCCGCTCCTCAACGGGGCCCGGCTGGTCGTCGCCGAGCCCGAGGGCCACAAGGACCCCGACTACCTGGTCTCGCTGATCCGCCGCACGGGTGTGACCACCCTGCACTTCGTGCCGTCGATGCTGCGCCTGATGGTGGAGAACGACGGCTGGGCGCGCTGCGACTCGGTGCGCCGGGTGTTCTGCAGCGGCGAGGCGCTGCCGCCCGAGCTGCCGCCGCGCCACTACGCGGTGCACCGCGCGCCGCTGCACAACCTGTACGGCCCGACCGAGGCCGCCATCGACGTGAGCCACTGGACCTGCCCGCCGGGCGAGGAGGCGCGCCCGGTCCCGATCGGCCGCCCCATCCAGAACATCCAGCTCCATGTGCTCGACGACTTCGGCCAGTTGGCGGCGGTCGGCTGCGCCGGCGAGCTGCACATCGCCGGTGACGGGCTGGCCCGGGGCTACCTCAACAACCCGGACCTGACGCGGGAGCGGTTCGTGCCGAACCCGTTCGCCACGGCGCCCGGCGCCCGGATGTACCGCACCGGCGACCTGGTGCGGCGCCTCGCGGACGGCACCCTGGAGTTCCTCGGCCGCATCGACAACCAGGTCAAGGTGCGCGGCTTCCGCATCGAGCTCGACGAGATCGAGGCCCGCCTGGGCGCCCACCCCGAGGTGCGCGCCTGCGCCGTGCTGGCCCGCGAGGACAGCCCCGGCGACACCCGCCTGGTCGGCTATGCGGTGCTCGATCCGTCCTTCGGCGCGGAGCCCGGCCGCGACCACCACGCCGAGCTGCTCGCCCACCTCAAGGAGACGCTGCCCGACCACATGGTGCCCGGCGCCCTCGTGGTCCTGGACGCGCTGCCCGTCACCGCCAACGGCAAGCTGGACCGCAAGGCCCTGCCCGCGCCGGACGCCGGAGCGTACGCGGCGCGCGCCCACGTCGCCCCGCGCACCCCGGCCGAGGAGGCCCTGGTCGGCATCTGCGCCGAACTGCTCGGGTTCACGGCGGACCGCGTCGGCGTCGAGGACAACTTCTTCGCGCTGGGCGGCCATTCGCTGCTCATCCCCAAGCTCACCGCACGGCTGACGGCCGCCGGACTCCACTGCGAGCTGCCCGCGGTCTTCGCGGCGGCCACGCTGGCGGAGCTCGCGGCGGCCGTGGACGGCGGCGCGGCGGACACCTTCGCGGTCCCGGCCGCGCGGGTGCCCGAGGGCTGCACCGAGGTCACGCCCGACATGCTGCCGCTGGTGGAGCTGACCGAGGACGAGCTGGCGGCGATCGTCGCGGCCGTGCCCGGCGGCGCCGCCAACCTCCAGGACGTGTACCCGCTGGCCGCCCTCCAGGAGGGCATGCTCTTCCACCACCTCAAGGAGAGCGGTCGCGACCCGTACGTGCTGTCCGGGGTGTTCTCCTTCGACAGCCGCGACCACCTGGACCGCTTCGCCGACGCCCTGCGCGCGGTGATCGCCCGCCACGACGCGCTGCGCACCGCGATCCTCACCGAGGGCCTGCCGCACCCCGTGCAGGTGGTGGTGCGCCGCGCCGAACTCACCGTGGACGAGCTCGCGGTCGCGCCCGGCGGCACCGCCGCGCGGGCGATCGAGGAGGTGCTGGCCGGTTCGCAGGCGATGCGCCTGGACCGGGCCCCGCTGATCCGGCTGCGCGCGGCGCGGGACCCGCGCGACGGCCAGTGGTCGGCGGTGCTCAATCTGCACCACGTCATCGACGACGCCACCTCGCTCGGCCTCCTCTTCAAGGAGCTCGTGGCGCACCTGACGGCTCGGGCGGCCGAACTCGCCCCGCCCGAGCCGTACCGCGACTTCATCGCGCACGCCGCCCACCGCGCCAGGACCCTGGACCCGGCCGCCCACTTCGCCGAGCGGCTCGGTGACGTCACCGAGCCCACCGTCCTGTTCGGCATGCACGACGTGCACGGCGACGGGCGGCGGGTCGCGGACCTGCGCAAGCCGTTGGACGCGGAGCTCGGCGAGCGGGTGCGCACCCGCGCCAAGGAGCTGCGGGTCAGCCCGGCGACGCTCTTCCACGCGGGCTGGGCGCTGGTCGTCGCGGCCTGCGCCGGACGCGACGACGTGGTGTTCGGCACGGTGATGTCCGGCCGGCTGCAGGGCCCCCGGGGCATCGAGCGGATGCTCGGCAACTTCATCAACACCCTGCCGGTCCGGCTCGACCTCACCGGGCGCGACGTGCGCGAGCTGGTGGCCGAGACCGACCGCGCGCTGCGCGAGCTGGTGCGGCACGAGCAGACCCCGCTCGCAGTCGCCCACCGCCACAGCGACGTACCGCGCGACACCCCGCTCTTCAACGCGATCTTCAACTTCCGCCATCTGGAGTCGGACGACCGCATCGACGAGGACGAGCTGGCGCGCGCGGGCGTCAAGTCGCTGGCCGGGGTGATCGAGCGCAGCAACTACCCGGTCGCGCTCTCGGTCGACGACCTGGGCCACTCCTTCTCCCTGGACGCGCAGATCGACCAGGCGCAGGACGCCGCCCTGGTCATCGCGTACCTGGAGACCGCCATGACCGGGCTGCTCGACGCGCTCGACACCGAGGAGCCGGTGGCCGCCCTGGACATCTCGGTGCTGCCCGGGGAGATGCGCCACCGGCTGCTCGTCGACGACAACCGCGCCCCGCGCCCGTACGCGGACGGCCGCGCGCTGCACGAGCGGTTCGAGGAGGCCGTCGCCGCCACCCCCGACGCCGTCGCCCTCTCGTACGGCGCCGGGAGCCTCACCTACCGCGAGCTCAACGCCCGCGCCAACCGGCTCGCCCGCCATCTGCGCGAACTGGGCGTCGGCCCGGACGTCCTGGTCGCGCTCTGCCTGCCGCGCAGCGAGCACATCGTCATCGGCCTGCTCGCCGTGCTGAAGGCGGGCGGCGCCTATGTGCCGCTGGACCCCGCCTCCCCGGTGGACCGGCTCGGCCATCTGCTCACCGACAGCGCGCCGCGCGCCCTGCTGGTGGACGGCCCGCTGCCCGAGGGCCTGCGCGCCCCCGAGGTGCCGGTCGTGGACGTACGGGCCGACGCGCACCTGTGGGCCGACCGCCCGGACACCGATCTGCCGGTCGCCACCACGGGTCTGACGCCCGCTCACCTGGCGTACGTGATCTACACCTCGGGCTCCACCGGCACGCCCAAGGGCGTGATGGTCGAACACCGCAACGCCACCCGCCTGTTCACCGCCACCGAGCCGTGGTTCGGGTTCGGCCGCGACGACGTGTGGACGCTGTTCCACTCCTTCGCCTTCGACTTCTCCGTGTGGGAGATCTGGGGCGCGCTGCTGCACGGCGGCCGGCTGGTCATCGTGGAGCAGGCCACCACCCGCAGCCCCAAGGACTTCTACGCCCTGCTGTGCGCGGAGGGGGTGACCGTCCTCAACCAGACGCCCAGTGCCTTCCGGCAGCTGATCGCGGCCCAGGGCGAGAGCCCGGCCGCGCACCGGCTGCGCACGGTCGTCTTCGGCGGCGAGGCGCTGGACGTGGCCGCCCTCAAGCCGTGGCTGGCCCGCCCGGCCAACCGGGACACCCGGCTGGTCAACATGTACGGGATCACCGAGACCACCGTGCACGTCACCTACCGCCCGCTCACCGGGGCCGACGCGGACCTCGCCGTCAGCCCGATCGGCGAGCGCATCCCCGACCTGCGCACCTACGTCCTGGACCGGCACGGGCGGCCCGCCCCCGTCGGCGCGGTCGGTGAGCTGTACGTCGGCGGCGCCGGGGTGGCCCGCGGCTACCTCAACCGGCCCGGGCTGACCGCCGAGCGCTTCCTGGCCGATCCGTTCTGCCCCGAGCCGGACGCGCGGATGTACCGCACCGGCGACCTGGCCCGGGTGCTGCCCGACGGCACGCTGGAGTACCTGGGCCGCAACGACGACCAGGTGAAGGTGCGCGGCTTCCGCATCGAGCTCGGCGAGATCGAGGCGAAGCTGCTCGCCCACCCGGGCGTCGAGGACGCGCGCGTGGTCGTGCGCGAGTACGGCGAGGGCGACCGTCGGCTGGTGTCCTACGTGGTGCCGTCGGCCGGGCGCGCGCACGCCGTGCGCGAGCTGCTGCGGATCGAGCGCACCGAGCCCGAGGCGCTGGAGCGCACCTACGAACTGCCGGACGGCACGACGGTGTTCCAGCAGAACCGCAGCGAGACGGACTTCGTCTACGAGGAGATCTTCACCAACCTCGAATACCTGCGCAACGGCATCACCATCCGCGACGGCGACACCATCGTCGACGTCGGCGCCAACATCGGCATGTTCACGCTCTTCGCGGGGGTGCGCGCCCCCGGTGCGCGCATCCTCGCCTTCGAGCCGATCCCGCCGGTCTTCGACACCCTGCGCCGCAACGTGGAGCTGCACGGGCTGAACGCCCAGGTGTTCCAGTGCGGCCTGGCGGCCGAGGCGAAGGAGGAGACGTTCACCTTCTACCGCCACAACACCGTCATCTCCAGCAGCGTCACCACCGCCGAGCAGGCGCACGAGATGGTCCGCTCCTATCTGCGCAACCAGGAGGAGCTGACCGAGGACGGCACCGTCGCCGGTGACGCGCTGGTGGCGGAGCTGGTCGACGCCCGGCTGGACAGCGAGCGGTTCACCTGCCGGCTGCGCACCTTCTCACAGATCGTCGCCGAGCACGGCCTGGACCGCGTCGACCTGCTGAAGATCGACGTGGAGAACGCCGAGTACGAGGTGCTCAAGGGCATCCACTGGCGCGACTGGCCGAAGATCCGCCAGCTGGTGGTGGAACTCCACGACGTGGACGGCCAGTTGGAGAAGGTGGAGACGCTGCTGCGGGCCCTCGGCTACCGGGTGGTCAGCGAGCAGGACAACCGGCTGCTCCAGGGCACCCCGCTCTACAACGTGTACGCGGTCCGCGAGGAGGGCGCCCGGCCGCCCGGGCCCGACGAGCACGGCGCCGCCGCGCCGCGCTGGGCGTCGCGCGCCGCCCTCCTCGACGACGTGCGCGCCTCGCTGGCCGGGTCCCTGCCCGACTACATGGTCCCGGCCGCCCAGGTGTTGCTCGAAGCCCTGCCGCTCACCCAGAACGGCAAGCTGGACCACCGGGCCCTGCCCGACCCCGAGAGCACCCGCGGCCCGGGCGAGCGCCTGGTCGCGCCGCGCACCGCCACCGAGCGCGCCGTCGCGGACGTCTGGGCCGAGCTGCTGCACACCGAGGTGGCGCACCTGGGCGTGGACAGCGACTTCTTCGCACTGGGCGGCAACTCGCTGCTGGTCACCCGGCTGGTGAACCGCCTGAAGCAGCAGAGCGGCGCGGACCTGCCCATCCAGGCCGTCTTCGACGCCCCGACGCTCGCCGGCATGGCCGCCGAGCTGGAACGACGCGCGCCCGCGGGCGCACAGGAGGGCCTGGTCGACGTGGAGAGGATCCGCGAGAGCCTCGGTCTGATCGAGAGCATGAGCGACGAAGAGCTGGACGCTCTGGAAAGCCAGAACCAGGAACCCGGGGCCGCACGATGA